A stretch of Oncorhynchus mykiss isolate Arlee chromosome 14, USDA_OmykA_1.1, whole genome shotgun sequence DNA encodes these proteins:
- the LOC110488799 gene encoding short coiled-coil protein B, with the protein MSSDGDGDMENQAELEEKTRLINQVLELQHTLEDLSSRVDAVKEENLKLKSENQVLGQYIENLMSASSVFQTTDTKSKRK; encoded by the exons ATGAGCTCCGATGGGGACG gtgaCATGGAGAATCAGGCTGAGCTGGAAGAAAAGACTAGGCTTATAAACCAGGTGTTGGAGCTTCAGCATACTCTAGAAG ACCTGTCGTCGCGTGTGGACGCAGTGAAGGAGGAGAACCTGAAGTTGAAGTCTGAGAACCAGGTTCTGGGTCAGTATATCGAGAACCTCATGTCTGCCTCCAGCGTGTTCCAGACCACTGACACCAAGAGCAAACGAAAGTAA
- the mgst2 gene encoding microsomal glutathione S-transferase 2 translates to MTTEIPVLLAAVSLFSALQMVYLARQVGLARMTHKVMPPTVTGPPEFERTFRAHQNNVELYPVFLVVLWTSGLLFSEVLAVLGGVVYMVARHMYFSGYVMSTKKRLPGFYLTLGALFFLSVLSTIGILHGILLEYFYKIVSMMVTH, encoded by the exons ATGACTACAGAAATACCCGTTCTGCTGGCTGCCGTGTCTCTGTTTTCTGCCCTTCAAATGG TGTACCTGGCGAGACAGGTGGGGCTGGCGAGAATGACACACAAGGTCATGCCACCCACTGTCACTGGACCACCGGAGTTTGAGAGAACATTCCGGGCACA TCAGAACAATGTTGAGTTGTACCCAGTCTTCCTAGTGGTGCTGTGGACTTCTGGACTGCTCTTCAGTGAAG TGCTTGCTGTTCTTGGAGGTGTTGTGTATATGGTGGCTCGGCACATGTATTTCAGTGGATACGTCATGTCCACTAAAAAAAG GTTGCCTGGGTTTTACCTGACTTTGGGTGCCTTATTCTTCTTGTCTGTGCTGAGCACCATTGGTATTCTTCATGGCATTCTCCTTGAATACTTTTACAAAATAGTTTCTATGATGGTAACACATTAG
- the setd7 gene encoding histone-lysine N-methyltransferase SETD7 isoform X2, whose translation MDSDDDMEEVVEGPLDEDDQPHGFCTVTFSSSDRFEGHFTHGEKNGKGKFFFFDGSTLEGFYVDDALQGQGVYSYEDGGVLRGTYMDGDLNGPAQEFDSEGRLMFEGQYKDNSRCGECWIYYPDRGSVFGQVNEDGEMTGKAVAYVYPDGQTALYGSFVEGELIEARLAALVSMETTRPHLDVSSDSPVYSYDKSTSTCIATHTLLPDPYESKRVFVADSLISGAGEGLFAKMDVEANVVMAFYNGVRITHSEFVVLPTVLPR comes from the exons ATGGACAGCGATGATGATATGGAAGAAGTGGTTGAAG GCCCTCTGGATGAGGATGACCAGCCTCACGGGTTCTGTACAGTCACCTTCTCCTCCAGTGATCGCTTTGAAGGACATTTTACACATGGAGAAAAGAATGGGAAGGGCAAGTTCTTCTTTTTCGATGGCAG CACCTTGGAGGGGTTCTATGTGGACGATGCGTTACAGGGTCAGGGGGTATACTCGTATGAGGATGGAGGGGTCCTCCGTGGGACCTATATGGATGGGGACCTCAACGGCCCTGCACAGGAGTTTGACTCTGAGGGCCGGCTGATGTTTGAAGGCCAGTACAAAGACAACAGCCGCTGTGGGGAGTGTTGGATCTACTACCCT gaccGTGGCAGTGTATTTGGGCAGGTGAACGAGGATGGCGAGATGACCGGTAAAGCGGTGGCGTATGTTTACCCTGATGGCCAAACGGCTCTCTACGGGAGCTTCGTGGAGGGGGAGCTGATCGAGGCTCGACTCGCCGCCCTCGTTTCCATGGAGACCACCAGACCACACTTGGACGTTTCATCTGACA GCCCTGTGTACTCCTATGATAAATCCACTTCCACCTGTATCGCTACCCACACTCTTCTTCCAGACCCCTATGAAAGCAAAag GGTATTTGTGGCAGACTCACTGATCTCAGGAGCAGGAGAAGGCTTGTTTGCCAAGATGGATGTTGAGGCCAATGTTGTAATGGCCTTTTACAACGGAGTACGCATCACACACTCAGAg tttgtggtgTTGCCAACGGTGCTTCCCAGGTAG
- the setd7 gene encoding histone-lysine N-methyltransferase SETD7 isoform X1, which translates to MDSDDDMEEVVEGPLDEDDQPHGFCTVTFSSSDRFEGHFTHGEKNGKGKFFFFDGSTLEGFYVDDALQGQGVYSYEDGGVLRGTYMDGDLNGPAQEFDSEGRLMFEGQYKDNSRCGECWIYYPDRGSVFGQVNEDGEMTGKAVAYVYPDGQTALYGSFVEGELIEARLAALVSMETTRPHLDVSSDSPVYSYDKSTSTCIATHTLLPDPYESKRVFVADSLISGAGEGLFAKMDVEANVVMAFYNGVRITHSEVDTRDWSLNGNTISLDEDTVIDVPQPFHQMDRYCASLGHKANHSFTPNCKYDPFVHPRFGPIKCVRTLQAVQRDEELTVAYGYDHEPSGKSGPEAPDWYKQELQAFQQRQATNGQ; encoded by the exons ATGGACAGCGATGATGATATGGAAGAAGTGGTTGAAG GCCCTCTGGATGAGGATGACCAGCCTCACGGGTTCTGTACAGTCACCTTCTCCTCCAGTGATCGCTTTGAAGGACATTTTACACATGGAGAAAAGAATGGGAAGGGCAAGTTCTTCTTTTTCGATGGCAG CACCTTGGAGGGGTTCTATGTGGACGATGCGTTACAGGGTCAGGGGGTATACTCGTATGAGGATGGAGGGGTCCTCCGTGGGACCTATATGGATGGGGACCTCAACGGCCCTGCACAGGAGTTTGACTCTGAGGGCCGGCTGATGTTTGAAGGCCAGTACAAAGACAACAGCCGCTGTGGGGAGTGTTGGATCTACTACCCT gaccGTGGCAGTGTATTTGGGCAGGTGAACGAGGATGGCGAGATGACCGGTAAAGCGGTGGCGTATGTTTACCCTGATGGCCAAACGGCTCTCTACGGGAGCTTCGTGGAGGGGGAGCTGATCGAGGCTCGACTCGCCGCCCTCGTTTCCATGGAGACCACCAGACCACACTTGGACGTTTCATCTGACA GCCCTGTGTACTCCTATGATAAATCCACTTCCACCTGTATCGCTACCCACACTCTTCTTCCAGACCCCTATGAAAGCAAAag GGTATTTGTGGCAGACTCACTGATCTCAGGAGCAGGAGAAGGCTTGTTTGCCAAGATGGATGTTGAGGCCAATGTTGTAATGGCCTTTTACAACGGAGTACGCATCACACACTCAGAg GTAGACACTAGGGATTGGTCCCTGAACGGGAATACCATCTCCCTGGATGAGGACACGGTGATCGACGTTCCACAGCCCTTCCACCAGATGGACAGATACTGTGCCTCGCTGGGACACAAGGCCAACCACTCCTTCACCCCAAACTGCAAATACGACCC ATTCGTCCACCCTCGTTTTGGACCCATCAAGTGCGTCCGCACCCTGCAGGCGGTGCAGAGGGATGAGGAGCTGACTGTTGCCTATGGTTACGACCACGAGCCATCGGGGAAGAGCGGTCCGGAAGCACCAGACTGGTACAAACAGGAACTGCAGGCCTTCCAGCAAAGACAGGCTACCAACGGGCagtaa
- the zgc:113425 gene encoding uncharacterized protein zgc:113425 isoform X1: MDRYRYFIFNQRSVVVLGILQVACAALCLVCGFIDAFFRKNTTLSETRAPVWAGLIMACPGALALFASQRKNPVLVNVMIAVSVCSCVSVVMVSGYAFLTLTYGENDNEVFHHHNNLEVRFMLSRMVKGANATILLVCIVSLVLSSLIAFVGCRSLPLCGCYDGLTGLEILVPQNDPSPQTELVCTWQAGGEDSVLNSPVNFSDRCPEEEEAPSKLPPYSRLT, encoded by the exons ATGGACCGCTACCGGTATTTCATCTTTAACCAGCGCAGTGTCGTCGTTCTGGGCATTCTGCAGGTAGCATGTGCGGCGCTGTGCTTGGTGTGCGGATTCATTGATGCGTTTTTTCGGAAAAACACCACACTCAGTGAAACTAGGGCACCTGTGTGGGCGGGTTTG ATTATGGCCTGCCCAGGTGCGCTGGCGCTCTTTGCTTCCCAAAGGAAAAACCCAGTATTG GTGAATGTAATGATCGCTGTCTCAGTGTGCTCCTGTGTTTCCGTGGTGATGGTGTCAGGTTACGCCTTCCTAACTTTGACCTATGGCGAGAATGACAACGAGGTGTTCCACCATCACAACAACCTTGAAGTG AGGTTTATGCTGAGCCGGATGGTGAAAGGGGCCAATGCCACCATACTGTTGGTCTGTATCGTCAgcctggtcctctcctctctcatcgcCTTTGTAGGCTGTCGCAGTCTGCCCCTCTGTGGCTGCTACGATGGTCTCACTGGCCTG gagatatTGGTCCCTCAGAATGACCCCAGCCCACAGACTGAGCTTGTGTGTACATGGCAAG CAGGTGGCGAAGACAGTGTGTTAAACTCTCCAGTGAACTTCAGTGACAGATGTCCTGAGGAAGAGGAGGCGCCTTCCAAACTCCCCCCCTACAGCAGACTCACCTGA
- the zgc:113425 gene encoding uncharacterized protein zgc:113425 isoform X2, whose protein sequence is MDRYRYFIFNQRSVVVLGILQVACAALCLVCGFIDAFFRKNTTLSETRAPVWAGLIMACPGALALFASQRKNPVLVNVMIAVSVCSCVSVVMVSGYAFLTLTYGENDNEVFHHHNNLEVRFMLSRMVKGANATILLVCIVSLVLSSLIAFVGCRSLPLCGCYDGLTGLEILVPQNDPSPQTELVCTWQGGEDSVLNSPVNFSDRCPEEEEAPSKLPPYSRLT, encoded by the exons ATGGACCGCTACCGGTATTTCATCTTTAACCAGCGCAGTGTCGTCGTTCTGGGCATTCTGCAGGTAGCATGTGCGGCGCTGTGCTTGGTGTGCGGATTCATTGATGCGTTTTTTCGGAAAAACACCACACTCAGTGAAACTAGGGCACCTGTGTGGGCGGGTTTG ATTATGGCCTGCCCAGGTGCGCTGGCGCTCTTTGCTTCCCAAAGGAAAAACCCAGTATTG GTGAATGTAATGATCGCTGTCTCAGTGTGCTCCTGTGTTTCCGTGGTGATGGTGTCAGGTTACGCCTTCCTAACTTTGACCTATGGCGAGAATGACAACGAGGTGTTCCACCATCACAACAACCTTGAAGTG AGGTTTATGCTGAGCCGGATGGTGAAAGGGGCCAATGCCACCATACTGTTGGTCTGTATCGTCAgcctggtcctctcctctctcatcgcCTTTGTAGGCTGTCGCAGTCTGCCCCTCTGTGGCTGCTACGATGGTCTCACTGGCCTG gagatatTGGTCCCTCAGAATGACCCCAGCCCACAGACTGAGCTTGTGTGTACATGGCAAG GTGGCGAAGACAGTGTGTTAAACTCTCCAGTGAACTTCAGTGACAGATGTCCTGAGGAAGAGGAGGCGCCTTCCAAACTCCCCCCCTACAGCAGACTCACCTGA
- the LOC110488801 gene encoding ras-related protein Rab-33B: protein MASVESSMEFTSSLTVSSHLPPPRTRIFKIIVIGDSGVGKTCLTYRFCAGKFPEKTEATIGVDFREKLIEIDGETIKVQLWDTAGQERFRKSMVQHYYRNVHAVVFVYDVTSSASFRSLPAWIEECKQHALGQEVPRILVGNKCDLQNSVQVGTDLAQQFADAHSMPLFETSAKNPSSDGSGDSIRGSSDHVEAIFMTVAHKLKSQKPLILSQLPRGVLGGDTVTLIRGRDEGEEKVSWTCSC, encoded by the exons ATGGCAAGTGTGGAGTCGTCAATGGAATTCACCAGTTCGCTGACTGTCTCGTCTCATCTCCCGCCACCACGGACACGGATTTTCAAGATCATAGTGATTGGGGACTCCGGGGTGGGCAAGACCTGCCTCACCTACCGATTCTGTGCTGGCAAGTTTCCGGAGAAAACAGAGGCCACAATCGGGGTGGACTTTCGGGAGAAACTTATCGAGATTGACGGCGAGACAATCAAG gTCCAGCTATGGGACACGGCGGGCCAGGAGCGCTTTCGTAAGAGCATGGTACAGCACTACTACCGCAACGTGCACGCTGTGGTGTTTGTGTACGACGTGACCAGCTCCGCCAGCTTCCGCAGCCTCCCGGCCTGGATCGAGGAGTGTAAGCAGCACGCCCTGGGCCAGGAGGTCCCGAGGATCCTGGTGGGGAACAAGTGTGACCTGCAGAACTCTGTCCAGGTGGGCACGGACTTGGCCCAGCAGTTTGCAGACGCCCACTCTATGCCCCTGTTCGAGACGTCCGCCAAGAACCCCAGCAGCGACGGTAGCGGTGACAGTATCCGGGGGAGCAGCGATCACGTGGAGGCCATCTTCATGACGGTGGCCCACAAGCTGAAGTCCCAGAAGCCTCTGATACTTAGCCAGCTGCCCAGGGGGGTGTTAGGGGGGGACACGGTAACCCTGATAAGGGGGAGGGACGAGGGCGAGGAGAAGGTGAGCTGGACCTGCAGCtgctga
- the LOC110488803 gene encoding N-alpha-acetyltransferase 15, NatA auxiliary subunit, with protein MPSITLPPKENALFKRILRCYEHKQYRNGLKFCKQILSNPKFTEHGETLAMKGLTLNCLGKKEDAYELVRRGLRNDLKSHVCWHVYGLLQRSDKKYDEAIKCYRNALKWDKDNLQILRDLSLLQIQMRDLEGYRETRYQLLQLRPAQRASWIGYAVAYHLLEDFEMAAKIVEEFRKTQQTSPDKVDYEYSELLLYQNQVLREAGLFKEALEHLTTYEKQICDKLAVEETRGELLLQLDRSEEATEVYRQLQERNPENWAYYQGLEKALKPASIEERQKLYEEAWVKYPKGLVPRRLPLTFLTGEKFRECLDCYLRTNFSKGCPPVFTTLKSLYHDKEKVSIVEELVVGYETCLKSCRMFNQNDGGKEEPPTTLLWVQYFLAQHFDHVGQQTLALDYINTAIESTPTLIELFLIKAKIYKHAGNIKEAARWMDEAQALDTADRFINSKCAKYMLKAGLVKEAEEMCSKFTREGASAVENLNEMQCMWYQTECALAYKSMNKFGDALKKCHEIERHFVEITDDQFDFHTYCMRKMTLRSYVDLLKLEDVLRMHPFYYKAARTAIQIYLGLHDNPLTDDNKEHQADAENLNDKELKKLRNKQRRAQKKAQLEEEKKNAEKEKQLKNQKKKKEDDDEEIGGPKEELIPDKLAKVENPLEEAVKFLTPLKNLVKNKIETHLLAFEIYFRKEKYLLMLQSVKRAFSMEPSHPWLHQCLVRFFKGVSDSKDLPQAVRTVLKQEISRLFGESNPQSFNKNYLSQHSNSIPHRVAAAKMMFYLDPSSDKMASELATALDESLNGRSITICTEVLEALRDGNLGDGHQKAAEVYRAACNKLYPHTLAFMPPGYEDNASTINANGDLSAGEHDDMANDM; from the exons AGATGCTACGAGCACAAGCAGTACAGAAATGGACTCAAGTTCTGCAAACAGATCCTCTCCAACCCAAAGTTCACAGAGCATGGAG AGACACTGGCGATGAAAGGCCTGACCCTGAACTGTTTGGGGAAGAAGGAGGATGCGTATGAGCTGGTGAGACGAGGCCTGCGCAACGACCTCAAGAGCCATGTCT GCTGGCATGTGTACGGTCTGCTGCAGCGGTCGGATAAGAAGTACGACGAGGCCATCAAGTGCTACCGCAACGCTCTGAAGTGGGACAAAGACAACCTGCAGATCCTCAGGGATCTTTCACTGCTCCAAATCCAGATGAGAGACCTGGAGGGCTACAGG gAGACCCGCTATCAGCTCCTGCAGCTGCGTCCAGCGCAGAGGGCCTCGTGGATCGGCTACGCCGTGGCCTACCACCTGCTGGAAGACTTTGAGATGGCCGCCAAGATCGTCGAAGAATTCCGCAAAACACAACAG ACATCGCCAGACAAAGTGGACTACGAGTATAGTGAGCTGCTGCTGTACCAGAACCAGGTGCTCAGGGAGGCGGGGCTGTTCAAGGAAGCACTGGAGCACCTCACCACCTACGAGAAACAGATCTGTGACAAGCTTGCTGTGGAGGAgaccagag GAGAGCTGCTGCTGCAGCTAGATCGCTCGGAGGAGGCCACAGAAGTCTACCGACAACTCCAGGAGAGGAACCCTGAGAACTGGGCCTACTACCAGGGTCTGGAGAAAGCACTGAAACCAG CAAGCATAGAGGAGAGGCAGAAGCTCTATGAGGAGGCATGGGTGAAGTATCCCAAAGGACTGGTTCCCCGGAGGCTGCCTCTCACCTTCCTCACAG GTGAGAAGTTCCGTGAATGCCTGGACTGCTATCTGAGGACCAACTTCAGTAAAGGCTGTCCGCCTGTCTTCACCACTCTGAAGTCCCTGTATCACGACAAGGAAAAG GTGTCAATCGTTGAAGAATTAGTGGTTGGATACGAGACGTGTTTGAAAAGCTGTCGAATGTTCAATCAAAATG ATGGTGGTAAGGAGGAGCCCCCCACCACACTACTGTGGGTCCAGTATTTCCTGGCGCAGCACTTTGACCACGTGGGCCAGCAGACGCTAGCCCTGGACTACATCAACACCGCCATCGAGAGCACACCCACGCTCATAGAACTGTTCCTCATCAAGGCCAAGATATACAAG CATGCAGGTAACATAAAGGAAGCAGCCAGGTGGATGGACGAGGCCCAGGCTCTGGACACTGCTGACCGCTTCATCAACTCAAAATGTGCCAAGTACATGTTGAAGGCCGGCCTGGTCAAAGAGGCTGAGGAGATGTGCTCAAAGTTCACAcgg GAGGGTGCGTCGGCGGTAGAGAATCTCAATGAGATGCAGTGTATGTGGTACCAGACAGAATGTGCTCTGGCCTACAAGTCCATGAACAAGTTTGGAGACGCTCTCAAGAAGTGCCATGAGATCGAGAGG CATTTTGTGGAGATCACGGACGACCAGTTTGACTTCCACACGTACTGCATGAGGAAGATGACGCTGCGATCCTACGTGGACCTGCTCAAGCTGGAGGACGTGCTGCGCATGCATCCCTTCTACTACAAAGCTGCCCGCACCGCCATCCAGATCTACCTCGGCCTGCACGACAACCCCCTCACCGACGACAACAAGGAACACCAGGCCGACGccg AGAACCTGAATGACAAAGAGCTGAAGAAGCTGAGGAACAAGCAGAGACGAGCCCAGAAGAAAGCCCAactagaggaggagaagaagaacgcTGAGAAGGAGAAACAGCTGAAGaaccagaagaagaagaaagaggacgACGACGAGGAGATCGGAGGACCCAAGGAGGAGCTCATACCAGACAAACTAGCCAAG GTAGAGAACCCACTCGAGGAGGCAGTGAAGTTTTTAACCCCCCTGAAAAACCTGGTGAAGAACAAGATTGAGACCCACCTCCTGGCCTTTGAGATCTACTTCAGGAAAG AGAAGTACCTGCTGATGTTGCAGTCAGTGAAGAGAGCGTTCTCCATGGAGCCCTCCCACCCTTGGCTGCACCAGTGTCTAGTGCGCTTCTTCAAAGGAG TGTCGGACAGTAAGGACCTACCACAGGCTGTGCGGACTGTTTTGAAGCAGGAGATATCGCGGCTGTTTGGGGAGAGCAACCCACAGAGCTTCAACAAGAACTACCTGAGCCAACACTCCAACTCTATACCACACCGTGTGGctg CTGCTAAGATGATGTTCTATCTGGACCCGTCCTCGGACAAGATGGCCTCTGAGCTGGCTACAGCGCTGGATGAGTCCCTCAATGGGAGAAGCATCACG ATCTGCACAGAGGTGCTGGAGGCGCTGCGTGATGGAAATCTGGGCGACGGGCATCAGAAGGCAGCGGAGGTGTACCGCGCCGCATGTAACAAGCTGTACCCCCACACCCTGGCCTTCATGCCCCCTGGTTACGAGGACAACGCCTCCACCATCAACGCCAACGGAGACCTGTCAGCCGGCGAGCACGACGACATGGCAAATGACAtgtga